A single Pan troglodytes isolate AG18354 chromosome 19, NHGRI_mPanTro3-v2.0_pri, whole genome shotgun sequence DNA region contains:
- the RECQL5 gene encoding ATP-dependent DNA helicase Q5 isoform X1: MSSHHTTFPFDPERRVRSTLKKVFGFDSFKTPLQESATMAVVKGNKDVFVCMPTGAGKSLCYQLPALLAKGITIVVSPLIALIQDQVDHLLTLKVRVSSLNSKLSARERKELLADLEREKPQTKILYITPEMAASSSFQPTLNSLVSRHLLSYLVVDEAHCVSQWGHDFRPDYLRLGALRSRLGHAPCVALTATATPQVQEDVFAALHLKKPVAIFKTPCFRANLFYDVQFKELISDPYGNLKDFCLKALGQEADKGLSGCGIVYCRTREACEQLAIELSCRGVNAKAYHAGLKASERTLVQNDWMEEKVPVIVATISFGMGVDKANVRFVAHWNIAKSMAGYYQESGRAGRDGKPSWCRLYYSRNDRDQVSFLIRKEVAKLQVKRGNKASDKATIMAFDALVTFCEELGCRHAAIAKYFGDALPACAKGCDHCQNPTAVRRQLEALERSSSWSKTCIGPSQGNGFDPELYEGGRKGYGGFSRYDEGSGGSGYEGRDEAHKREWNLFYQKQMQLRKGKDPKIEEFVPPDENCPLKEASSRRIPRLTVKAREHCLRLLEEALSSNRQSTRTTDEADLRAKAMELEHETFRNAKVANLYKASVLKKVADIHRASKDGQPYDMGGSAKSCNAQAEPPEPNEYDIPPASHVYSLKPKRVGAGFPKGSCPFQTATELMETTRIGEQAPQPEQGGEHEPPSRPCGLLDEDGSEPLPGPRGEVPGGSAHYGGPSPEKKAKSSSGGSSLAKGRASKKQQLLATAAHKDSQSIARFFCRRVESLALLASAPEAEGACPSCEGVQGPPMAPEKYTEEEDGAGGHSPAPPQTEECLRERPRPPGMREPPGPSAVMPALPSTSTCPPRDQGTPEVQPTPAKDTWKGKRPRSQQENPESQPQKRPRPSAKPSVVAEVKGSISASEQGTLNPTAQDPFQLSAPGVSLKEAANVVVKCLTPFYKEGKFASKELFKGFARHLSHLLTQKTSPGRSVKEEAQNLIRHFFHGRARCESEADWHGLCGPQR, translated from the exons gACCAAGTGGACCACTTGCTAACCCTAAAGGTACGAGTAAGTTCCCTGAACTCGAAGCTGTCTGCACGGGAAAGGAAGGAGCTGCTTGCTGACCTGGAGCGAGAAAAGCCCCAGACCAAGATTCTGTACATCACCCCAGAGATGGCAGCTTCATCCTCCTTCCAGCCCACCCTGAACTCCCTGGTGTCCCGCCACCTGCTGTCTTACTTGGTGGTGGATGAAGCTCATTGTGTTTCCCAATGGGGGCATGACTTTCGTCCTGACTACTTGCGTCTGGGTGCCCTGCGCTCCCGCCTGGGACATGCCCCTTGTGTGGCTCTGACCGCCACAGCCACCCCACAGGTCCAAGAGGACGTGTTTGCTGCCCTGCACCTGAAGAAACCAGTTGCCATCTTCAAGACTCCCTGCTTCCGGGCCAACCTCTTCTATGATGTGCAATTCAAGGAACTGATTTCTGATCCCTATGGGAACCTGAAGGACTTCTGCCTTAAGGCTCTTGGACAGGAGGCTGATAAAGGG TTATCTGGCTGCGGCATTGTGTACTGCAGGACTAGAGAGGCTTGTGAACAGTTAGCCATAGAGCTCAGCTGCAGGGGTGTGAACGCCAAGGCTTACCATGCAG GGCTGAAGGCCTCTGAAAGAACGCTGGTGCAGAACGACTGGATGGAGGAGAAGGTCCCTGTAATTGTTGCAACCATTAGTTTTGGGATGGGAGTGGATAAAGCCAATGTCAG GTTTGTCGCCCATTGGAATATTGCCAAGTCTATGGCTGGGTACTACCAGGAGTCTGGCCGGGCTGGCAGGGATGGGAAGCCTTCCTGGTGCCGTCTCTATTACTCCAGGAATGACCGGGACCAAGTCAGCTTCCTGATCAGGAAGGAAGTAGCAAAACTCCAG GTAAAGAGAGGAAACAAAGCATCTGATAAAGCCACTATCATGGCCTTTGATGCCCTGGTGACCTTCTGTGAAGAACTGGG GTGCCGCCATGCTGCCATTGCCAAGTACTTCGGGGATGCGCTGCCTGCCTGCGCCAAAGGCTGCGACCACTGCCAGAACCCCACGGCTGTGCGGAGGCAGCTGGAGGCCTTGGAGCGCAGCAGCAGCTGGAGCAAGACCTGCATCGGGCCCTCCCAGGGGAATGGCTTTGACCCCGAGCTGTACGAGGGAGGCCGCAAGGGCTACGGGGGCTTCAGCAG GTATGACGAAGGTTCTGGAGGCAGCGGATATGAAGGCAGAGATGAGGCCCACAAGCGGGAGTGGAACCTCTTCTATCAGAAGCAGATGCAGCTGCGCAAG GGCAAAGACCCCAAGATAGAAGAATTTGTACCCCCAG aTGAGAACTGTCCCCTGAAAGAGGCTTCTAGCAGGAGGATCCCTAGGCTGACTGTGAAG GCACGGGAGCACTGCCTGCGGCTTCTGGAGGAGGCGCTGAGCAGCAACCGCCAGTCAACACGTACCACTGATGA AGCTGACCTCCGGGCCAAGGCCATGGAGCTGGAACATGAGACATTCCGGAACGCCAAGGTGGCCAACCTCTACAAGGCCAGCGTGCTGAAGAAG GTGGCCGATATCCACAGAGCCTCCAAGGACGGGCAGCCCTATGACATGGGAGGCAGTGCCAAGAGCTGCAATGCCCAAGCTGAGCCTCCGGAGCCCAATGAGTATGACATTCCACCAGCCTCCCATGTGTACTCG CTCAAACCCAAGCGGGTGGGAGCTGGTTTCCCCAAAGGCTCCTGCCCATTCCAGACGGCCACGGAACTGATGGAGACGACTCGGATCGGGGAGCAAGCCCCCCAGCCCGAGCAGGGAGGCGAGCACGAGCCCCCGAGCCGGCCCTGTGGCCTCCTGGATGAGGACGGGAGTGAGCCCCTCCCTGGGCCCAGAGGGGAGGTCCCTGGAGGCAGCGCTCACTATGGGGGGCCCTCCCCTGAGAAGAAGGCAAAAAGTTCCTCTGGGGGCAGCTCCCTTGCCAAGGGCCGGGCTAGCAAGAAACAGCAGCTCCTAGCCACAGCGGCCCACAAGGATTCTCAGAGCATCGCCCGCTTCTTCTGCCGAAGGGTGGAAAGCCTAGCTCTGCTGGCATCAGCCCCAGAGGCAGAAGGTGCCTGCCCCTCCTGTGAGGGGGTTCAGGGACCCCCGATGGCCCCAGAGAAGTACACAGAGGAGGAAGATGGAGCCGGGGGACATTCGCCTGCCCCTCCCCAGACTGAGGAGTGCCTCAGGGAGAGGCCAAG GCCTCCTGGGATGAGGGAGCCACCAGGACCCAGTGCTGTGATGCCTGCTCTTCCCTCCACCAGCACCTGCCCGCCCAGAGACCAGGGCACCCCTGAAGTCCAGCCcacccctgcaaaggacacatgGAAGGGCAAGCGGCCTCGATCCCAGCAG GAGAACCCAGAGAGCCAGCCTCAGAAGAGGCCACGCCCCTCAGCCAAGCCCTCCGTCGTAGCTGAGGTCAAGGGCAGCATCTCGGCCAGCGAACAGGGCACCTTGAATCCCACGGCTCAAGACCCCTTCCAGCTCTCCGCTCCTGGCGTCTCCTTGAAGGAGGCTGCAAATGTTGTGGTCAAGTGCCTCACCCCTTTCTACAAGGAGGGCAAGTTTGCTTCCAAG gAGTTGTTTAAAGGCTTTGCCCGCCACCTCTCACACTTGCTGACTCAGAAGACCTCTCCTGGAAGGAGCG TGAAAGAAGAGGCCCAGAACCTCATCAGGCACTTCTTCCATGGCCGGGCCCGGTGCGAGAGCGAAGCTGACTGGCATGGCCTGTGTGGCCCCCAGAGATGA
- the RECQL5 gene encoding ATP-dependent DNA helicase Q5 isoform X2 has translation MSSHHTTFPFDPERRVRSTLKKVFGFDSFKTPLQESATMAVVKGNKDVFVCMPTGAGKSLCYQLPALLAKGITIVVSPLIALIQDQVDHLLTLKVRVSSLNSKLSARERKELLADLEREKPQTKILYITPEMAASSSFQPTLNSLVSRHLLSYLVVDEAHCVSQWGHDFRPDYLRLGALRSRLGHAPCVALTATATPQVQEDVFAALHLKKPVAIFKTPCFRANLFYDVQFKELISDPYGNLKDFCLKALGQEADKGLSGCGIVYCRTREACEQLAIELSCRGVNAKAYHAGLKASERTLVQNDWMEEKVPVIVATISFGMGVDKANVRFVAHWNIAKSMAGYYQESGRAGRDGKPSWCRLYYSRNDRDQVSFLIRKEVAKLQVKRGNKASDKATIMAFDALVTFCEELGCRHAAIAKYFGDALPACAKGCDHCQNPTAVRRQLEALERSSSWSKTCIGPSQGNGFDPELYEGGRKGYGGFSRYDEGSGGSGYEGRDEAHKREWNLFYQKQMQLRKGKDPKIEEFVPPDENCPLKEASSRRIPRLTVKAREHCLRLLEEALSSNRQSTRTTDEADLRAKAMELEHETFRNAKVANLYKASVLKKVADIHRASKDGQPYDMGGSAKSCNAQAEPPEPNEYDIPPASHVYSLKPKRVGAGFPKGSCPFQTATELMETTRIGEQAPQPEQGGEHEPPSRPCGLLDEDGSEPLPGPRGEVPGGSAHYGGPSPEKKAKSSSGGSSLAKGRASKKQQLLATAAHKDSQSIARFFCRRVESLALLASAPEAEGACPSCEGVQGPPMAPEKYTEEEDGAGGHSPAPPQTEECLRERPSTCPPRDQGTPEVQPTPAKDTWKGKRPRSQQENPESQPQKRPRPSAKPSVVAEVKGSISASEQGTLNPTAQDPFQLSAPGVSLKEAANVVVKCLTPFYKEGKFASKELFKGFARHLSHLLTQKTSPGRSVKEEAQNLIRHFFHGRARCESEADWHGLCGPQR, from the exons gACCAAGTGGACCACTTGCTAACCCTAAAGGTACGAGTAAGTTCCCTGAACTCGAAGCTGTCTGCACGGGAAAGGAAGGAGCTGCTTGCTGACCTGGAGCGAGAAAAGCCCCAGACCAAGATTCTGTACATCACCCCAGAGATGGCAGCTTCATCCTCCTTCCAGCCCACCCTGAACTCCCTGGTGTCCCGCCACCTGCTGTCTTACTTGGTGGTGGATGAAGCTCATTGTGTTTCCCAATGGGGGCATGACTTTCGTCCTGACTACTTGCGTCTGGGTGCCCTGCGCTCCCGCCTGGGACATGCCCCTTGTGTGGCTCTGACCGCCACAGCCACCCCACAGGTCCAAGAGGACGTGTTTGCTGCCCTGCACCTGAAGAAACCAGTTGCCATCTTCAAGACTCCCTGCTTCCGGGCCAACCTCTTCTATGATGTGCAATTCAAGGAACTGATTTCTGATCCCTATGGGAACCTGAAGGACTTCTGCCTTAAGGCTCTTGGACAGGAGGCTGATAAAGGG TTATCTGGCTGCGGCATTGTGTACTGCAGGACTAGAGAGGCTTGTGAACAGTTAGCCATAGAGCTCAGCTGCAGGGGTGTGAACGCCAAGGCTTACCATGCAG GGCTGAAGGCCTCTGAAAGAACGCTGGTGCAGAACGACTGGATGGAGGAGAAGGTCCCTGTAATTGTTGCAACCATTAGTTTTGGGATGGGAGTGGATAAAGCCAATGTCAG GTTTGTCGCCCATTGGAATATTGCCAAGTCTATGGCTGGGTACTACCAGGAGTCTGGCCGGGCTGGCAGGGATGGGAAGCCTTCCTGGTGCCGTCTCTATTACTCCAGGAATGACCGGGACCAAGTCAGCTTCCTGATCAGGAAGGAAGTAGCAAAACTCCAG GTAAAGAGAGGAAACAAAGCATCTGATAAAGCCACTATCATGGCCTTTGATGCCCTGGTGACCTTCTGTGAAGAACTGGG GTGCCGCCATGCTGCCATTGCCAAGTACTTCGGGGATGCGCTGCCTGCCTGCGCCAAAGGCTGCGACCACTGCCAGAACCCCACGGCTGTGCGGAGGCAGCTGGAGGCCTTGGAGCGCAGCAGCAGCTGGAGCAAGACCTGCATCGGGCCCTCCCAGGGGAATGGCTTTGACCCCGAGCTGTACGAGGGAGGCCGCAAGGGCTACGGGGGCTTCAGCAG GTATGACGAAGGTTCTGGAGGCAGCGGATATGAAGGCAGAGATGAGGCCCACAAGCGGGAGTGGAACCTCTTCTATCAGAAGCAGATGCAGCTGCGCAAG GGCAAAGACCCCAAGATAGAAGAATTTGTACCCCCAG aTGAGAACTGTCCCCTGAAAGAGGCTTCTAGCAGGAGGATCCCTAGGCTGACTGTGAAG GCACGGGAGCACTGCCTGCGGCTTCTGGAGGAGGCGCTGAGCAGCAACCGCCAGTCAACACGTACCACTGATGA AGCTGACCTCCGGGCCAAGGCCATGGAGCTGGAACATGAGACATTCCGGAACGCCAAGGTGGCCAACCTCTACAAGGCCAGCGTGCTGAAGAAG GTGGCCGATATCCACAGAGCCTCCAAGGACGGGCAGCCCTATGACATGGGAGGCAGTGCCAAGAGCTGCAATGCCCAAGCTGAGCCTCCGGAGCCCAATGAGTATGACATTCCACCAGCCTCCCATGTGTACTCG CTCAAACCCAAGCGGGTGGGAGCTGGTTTCCCCAAAGGCTCCTGCCCATTCCAGACGGCCACGGAACTGATGGAGACGACTCGGATCGGGGAGCAAGCCCCCCAGCCCGAGCAGGGAGGCGAGCACGAGCCCCCGAGCCGGCCCTGTGGCCTCCTGGATGAGGACGGGAGTGAGCCCCTCCCTGGGCCCAGAGGGGAGGTCCCTGGAGGCAGCGCTCACTATGGGGGGCCCTCCCCTGAGAAGAAGGCAAAAAGTTCCTCTGGGGGCAGCTCCCTTGCCAAGGGCCGGGCTAGCAAGAAACAGCAGCTCCTAGCCACAGCGGCCCACAAGGATTCTCAGAGCATCGCCCGCTTCTTCTGCCGAAGGGTGGAAAGCCTAGCTCTGCTGGCATCAGCCCCAGAGGCAGAAGGTGCCTGCCCCTCCTGTGAGGGGGTTCAGGGACCCCCGATGGCCCCAGAGAAGTACACAGAGGAGGAAGATGGAGCCGGGGGACATTCGCCTGCCCCTCCCCAGACTGAGGAGTGCCTCAGGGAGAGGCCAAG CACCTGCCCGCCCAGAGACCAGGGCACCCCTGAAGTCCAGCCcacccctgcaaaggacacatgGAAGGGCAAGCGGCCTCGATCCCAGCAG GAGAACCCAGAGAGCCAGCCTCAGAAGAGGCCACGCCCCTCAGCCAAGCCCTCCGTCGTAGCTGAGGTCAAGGGCAGCATCTCGGCCAGCGAACAGGGCACCTTGAATCCCACGGCTCAAGACCCCTTCCAGCTCTCCGCTCCTGGCGTCTCCTTGAAGGAGGCTGCAAATGTTGTGGTCAAGTGCCTCACCCCTTTCTACAAGGAGGGCAAGTTTGCTTCCAAG gAGTTGTTTAAAGGCTTTGCCCGCCACCTCTCACACTTGCTGACTCAGAAGACCTCTCCTGGAAGGAGCG TGAAAGAAGAGGCCCAGAACCTCATCAGGCACTTCTTCCATGGCCGGGCCCGGTGCGAGAGCGAAGCTGACTGGCATGGCCTGTGTGGCCCCCAGAGATGA